The following proteins are co-located in the Haloarcula marismortui ATCC 43049 genome:
- a CDS encoding pyridoxal phosphate-dependent aminotransferase, with amino-acid sequence MTMDFASRVERVEPSATLAISNKAAELEAEGKDVVDLSVGEPDFDTPENIKDAAKDALDAGHTGYTSSNGIPELKEAIANSLHDDGLTQYGPDNLIVTPGGKQALYEIFQTIIDDGDEVALLDPAWVSYEAMAKLAGGTLTRVNTAAHDFQLEGALDDLADAVSDETELLVVNSPGNPHGAVYSRDALEGVRDLAVEHDITVISDEIYKEITYDGVEAVSLGTLEGMEDRTITLNGFSKAYSMTGWRLGYFAAPEELVSQAGKVHSHSVSCAVNFVQHAGVEAITNTDDAVEEMRQAFAERREFLMGLFEDHGVHVPEPQGAFYMMPEIAPDGDDTEWCDQAISEAQVATVPGTAFGTPGYARISYANSKERLQEAVDRLAEADLI; translated from the coding sequence ATGACTATGGACTTTGCATCCCGCGTCGAACGTGTAGAACCGAGCGCGACCCTCGCAATCAGCAACAAGGCCGCAGAGCTGGAAGCCGAGGGGAAAGACGTCGTCGACCTGAGCGTCGGCGAACCCGACTTCGACACGCCAGAGAACATCAAAGACGCCGCCAAGGACGCACTTGACGCCGGCCACACCGGCTACACGTCCTCCAACGGCATCCCCGAACTGAAGGAGGCAATCGCCAACAGTCTCCACGATGACGGTCTCACTCAGTACGGCCCGGACAACCTCATCGTCACGCCGGGCGGTAAGCAGGCGCTGTACGAGATCTTCCAGACCATCATCGATGACGGCGACGAGGTCGCCCTGCTCGACCCGGCCTGGGTGTCCTACGAAGCGATGGCGAAACTCGCCGGCGGGACGCTGACCCGTGTCAACACTGCCGCCCACGACTTCCAGCTTGAAGGCGCGCTCGACGACCTCGCTGACGCCGTATCCGACGAGACGGAACTGCTTGTCGTCAACTCGCCGGGCAACCCCCACGGCGCGGTGTACTCCCGCGATGCGCTGGAGGGCGTCCGTGACCTCGCTGTCGAGCACGATATCACGGTCATCTCGGACGAGATCTACAAGGAGATCACCTACGACGGCGTCGAAGCCGTCTCGCTGGGCACGCTTGAGGGCATGGAAGACCGAACAATCACCCTCAACGGCTTCTCGAAGGCCTACTCGATGACCGGCTGGCGGCTGGGCTACTTCGCGGCCCCAGAAGAACTGGTCTCACAGGCCGGCAAGGTCCACTCTCACTCCGTCTCCTGTGCCGTGAACTTCGTCCAGCACGCCGGCGTCGAGGCCATCACGAACACCGACGACGCCGTCGAGGAGATGCGTCAGGCCTTTGCCGAGCGCCGCGAGTTCCTCATGGGCCTGTTCGAAGACCACGGCGTCCACGTCCCCGAGCCACAGGGCGCGTTCTACATGATGCCCGAAATCGCGCCGGATGGTGACGATACCGAATGGTGTGATCAGGCTATCTCCGAGGCACAGGTCGCGACCGTCCCCGGAACCGCGTTCGGGACGCCCGGCTACGCTCGTATCTCTTACGCCAACAGCAAGGAGCGACTGCAAGAAGCCGTCGACCGCCTCGCCGAGGCGGACCTGATCTAA